A window of Candidatus Liberimonas magnetica genomic DNA:
AGTCGTTTTACGCCATATATTAGTATAGGGATTTAAATACTCTATACTTGGTCCTAATTACTCTTTTGCCTTGCCTGGTTTAACAGGATTCCGCAAGCTATGGCTGCATTCAAAGACTCGATATTATTTGAAATCTGAATAGAAACTACCGCTACTGCAGAATCCTTTAGTGTTTTTGATAAACCGTTAGCTTCATTCCCTATAGCCAGAATAAAATATCCCGGCCAGCTGAAACCGTCAATACTCACCCCCCCCTTATCCGCTGCTATGATTGTAAAATCCTTGATTTCAGAAACAGAACCTATCTTTATAATTTTTATCTTCTCCAGCGCACCCATACTCGAACGTACTACCTTGGGTGAAAACGGGTCCACACAACCCGGAGTTATTATTATTCCGTCTATAGAGAAAGCACAGGCTGTCCGGATTATCGTACCCAGGTTCCCCGGGTCCTGGAGCTTATCCAAAAGTACGTACCTTGCATTTTTTCTTATCTCTTCCTTGCCCGATATATTCAAGGCTGTCAGGGCCAGAAAACCCTGGCTATTTTCAGTATCGGATATTTTATCGAATACGGCTTCAGAAACCAAAAATAGCTGCTTGCATTTTACGTCCGGTATTTTTTTATCTTTTCTTACAAATAGATATTCTATGTTTTTTGAAGTATCAAGCGCCCTTAAGCCTTCTAGTACATATTCTCTGCACAAATACCTGTAATCTCTATCACTCAACAACTTTTTTAAGTGCTTTATCCTGACATTATCTGCAGAATCTATTTTATTATACATAATTATTTTATTCTTTCCAAAGCCCTGATTACTTCTTTTTTGTCCGTCTGGTAAACGAGGGCCTTTTTAAAATATTCTTTAGCATTGTCCGTTTTATCGTCCATCATTAGCTCCATGCCCTTCTCGTAATATTTCTGGGCCAATGTTTCTTTAAGTTTCTCGTATCTGGACTTGGCTTTTGAATTTTCAGGGTTGTACTTAAGAGCTTCTGCGTATGATTCGTAGGCGTCTTCAAGCTCGCCTTTTTCAAAATGTTTTTCAGCAGCCTTAAAGGTATCGCTGGCAAGTATGGATTTGGTTTCGGATGCCATTTTTTCTATTTGGCTTAGTTCGTCTTTGAAACCGTACGTAGATGCGATCTTGAGGCCTTCTTCAAGTTCTGCTAAAGCAGCTTTATAATAGCCCCTGGTAAAGAACTTCTCTCCTCTAGAGTAATTTGACAGTACTCTTTCTCTAACCTTTTCTTTAGCCAGTGTTTCCACTCTTTCAGCATCTTCTTTGATCTTTTGTTTTGAATCATTTATAAAATCAAGGGTATCAAGCCTTTGAGAATTGTCAAGTATGACGGCATCAAAGTATTTTAAAGCAGCCATAGTAGTAGCTTCAAAATATTTTATAGCTTCGGCATATTTTCCGTTTATATAGAGTTCAAGTGCTTGCGTATAAAGCTCGTTCACATGAGCAGCTGCTATTGTGTTTATAGAATTATCGATTTTCCCGAGATATGAAGATGCTGTTTCGTTGTTCGGATCTATCACCAGCACGTGGTTAAAGAGTTTTTTAGCATTTTCATGGTCTCCCTTATCGTTGCAGGTTATAGCTTTTTTTAGGAGCTTAGCAATCTCTTTTGAGCTTTTTTGCTTGGTTTTTATTGAATTTAAATATGAATAAGTTTTTTCAAGATATCTTTTTGATGGTGCATGTCCCGGGTAGACCGAAAGGATCGCCTCGAATTGTTTCTTAGCTGCAGTGTAATCCTTTTCATTAAAGGAATCCAGGGCTACCTTAAAAAATTTATCAGTCAATGCTCTGTTCAGCTCTGAACTTGCGGCCTTATCGGTATTTCTTTCATCATCAGTACTGGCTTCTGAATGAAGCAAGGAGGCTGTTAAAAGCATTACAGACAAAACAATAAAAATAATTAATGCCCTAGTTTTATTCATTTTATTTAAAGCCATTTTTTTTTAAACTCTTCATTTATCTTATCCATGTTATCAAGCTCGGCCTGGCTCTTTGCCTGATAATTATTTATATTTTTTTTAAATAGTTTGTTACAGAAATCTGCCGTAGACATAAACCTTGCATTTGTACGCCCAAGGTTATGCCTGATCCCTTTATCATCAGTAACTACGACTATATTTGAAGTATTCTTATGCTCGCTGACTGTTCTTTCGATTAGCCTGTCAGCATTTTCCACTAGGCTGAATATAACGGTAATTCCATTTATTACTGACTTATTATAATTGCCTCCCCAGAATGCGTCTTCATTTGAAGATAACCCGTCAAAAACAATCGTTATTTTATTATTAAGGCTCCCTTGGGGTCTGGCCTTCGTTATAAATTCTATAAGGCTGTTTCTCTGCTGCTCCAGGGAACCGGTATTGAGTTTTCCGGTATTATCGGATTTTATAATATTATAACCGTCAAGGATATAAGCTATTGACATATTATTAACTTAATAATTCAAAATACAAAATGAGAAATGCAAAATTAAGGTGTCCCGCTTTGCGGGACTTATTTAAATTGATACCTTGGCGGGATACAACAATTTTGCATTTTACAATTTTCATTTTGCATTTTCAGTTAGGGCTTTTTTGTTTTCCATCTTCTATGCATCCAGAACCAGTGTTCAGGGTGCCTGCGGCAATAATCCTCAATTATTTTTGTATAAGAAGAAGTATAATTTTCAATATCTTTCTCCAAGTCGCCGATAATTTCGGGCTTAGGCACCTGATTGAATATTATATGAAAATTTCCGTTCATCCTGATAATATGCCCTGTGATGATCGGGCATCCCTGCCTTAGGGCAAACTGTGCAGCTGCTTTAGGCGTAGAAGCAGGCCTGCCGAAAAAATCTACAAACGTCCCATTTTCGTGTGCATCCTGGTCAGAGACCAAGGCGACAAATTCGTTTTTTTTCAAAGCTTTCATTACACCTCTTAATGCGAACTTTAGAGGTATAACAGTAACGCCTTTTGCCCTCCTGTAGGAGTTTAAAAGGTCATCAGTCATTTTATTGGTCTGTTCTCCGACCACAAAAGTCAAAGGGTAGCGGGCCGCAACGGCGATTCCCATAAGTTCCCAGTTCCCGAAATGCGAACCGACAAGTATGCACCCTTTATTGTTTTTTAGAGCTTCATCAAGAAAATGAAGGTTCTGGAAAGCTACCATTTTCAAGATATCTTCTTTGCTAAGCCTCGGAAAATAAGCTAGCTCAAAAAACGTT
This region includes:
- a CDS encoding lysophospholipid acyltransferase family protein yields the protein MKRIRHYFEYGFLIAMGFIIRLLPLSTVRYLARRLADLVYYFIPVRKKESIENLTQAFGDSKTKSEIRHIAKKTYEQFAQTFFELAYFPRLSKEDILKMVAFQNLHFLDEALKNNKGCILVGSHFGNWELMGIAVAARYPLTFVVGEQTNKMTDDLLNSYRRAKGVTVIPLKFALRGVMKALKKNEFVALVSDQDAHENGTFVDFFGRPASTPKAAAQFALRQGCPIITGHIIRMNGNFHIIFNQVPKPEIIGDLEKDIENYTSSYTKIIEDYCRRHPEHWFWMHRRWKTKKP
- a CDS encoding NYN domain-containing protein yields the protein MSIAYILDGYNIIKSDNTGKLNTGSLEQQRNSLIEFITKARPQGSLNNKITIVFDGLSSNEDAFWGGNYNKSVINGITVIFSLVENADRLIERTVSEHKNTSNIVVVTDDKGIRHNLGRTNARFMSTADFCNKLFKKNINNYQAKSQAELDNMDKINEEFKKKWL
- a CDS encoding RNA methyltransferase is translated as MYNKIDSADNVRIKHLKKLLSDRDYRYLCREYVLEGLRALDTSKNIEYLFVRKDKKIPDVKCKQLFLVSEAVFDKISDTENSQGFLALTALNISGKEEIRKNARYVLLDKLQDPGNLGTIIRTACAFSIDGIIITPGCVDPFSPKVVRSSMGALEKIKIIKIGSVSEIKDFTIIAADKGGVSIDGFSWPGYFILAIGNEANGLSKTLKDSAVAVVSIQISNNIESLNAAIACGILLNQARQKSN